From the Clostridium sp. Marseille-P299 genome, one window contains:
- a CDS encoding cysteine desulfurase family protein, whose amino-acid sequence MIYLDYAANTPVDALVLDEFVSATTTYIANPNSTHPLGKEAHEKMNEVTKEIATVMGLKTDSPLNDQIIYTSGASEANNLAIKGIARSYRENGKHIISTCLEHSSVSGSLTYLQSHSYEIDLVNILPDGTVDLEHLKELMRKDTVLVSIGYVDSELGVIQPIEEIAKIVSEYPNCFFHTDATQAVGKIPVNLEGVDLLTFTPHKFFGLNGTGVLIKKEGIVLEPLIHGGASTTIYRSGTPVLSQAMALLKALSLANEQYEQRFSYVTDCKNYLMEELKKLPLVQINSPKGSSPYILNLGVKGVKATLFKEELEKHGVCVSIKSACSVVNTPSRPVYAITKDRKRALSSFRISLSHVTTMEEMKEFLQIFNVCYEQLTKQ is encoded by the coding sequence ATGATTTATCTTGATTATGCAGCAAATACTCCGGTGGATGCGCTCGTTCTTGATGAGTTTGTCTCAGCAACAACTACGTATATCGCAAATCCTAATTCAACGCATCCGTTAGGGAAAGAAGCACATGAGAAAATGAATGAAGTAACAAAAGAGATTGCTACTGTAATGGGACTAAAAACGGATAGTCCACTAAATGATCAGATCATATATACATCAGGAGCAAGTGAAGCTAATAACTTAGCAATCAAAGGAATTGCTAGAAGTTATCGTGAAAATGGAAAGCATATCATTTCAACATGTTTAGAGCATTCATCGGTGAGCGGTAGTTTAACCTATTTACAAAGTCACTCTTATGAAATAGATTTAGTTAATATTTTACCGGATGGAACGGTTGATTTAGAGCATTTAAAAGAGTTAATGAGAAAAGATACCGTATTAGTTAGTATTGGTTACGTGGATAGTGAATTAGGAGTAATTCAACCAATTGAAGAGATTGCTAAAATCGTTTCAGAATATCCAAACTGTTTTTTTCATACCGATGCCACCCAAGCAGTGGGTAAAATACCTGTAAATTTAGAAGGTGTTGATTTATTAACCTTTACACCACATAAATTCTTTGGACTAAATGGTACTGGAGTATTGATTAAAAAAGAAGGTATTGTATTAGAGCCACTGATTCATGGTGGTGCAAGTACAACAATTTATCGAAGTGGAACACCAGTATTATCACAGGCCATGGCACTATTAAAAGCATTATCTCTTGCAAATGAACAATACGAACAGAGATTTTCCTATGTTACGGATTGTAAAAACTATTTGATGGAAGAGTTAAAGAAATTACCATTGGTTCAAATCAATAGTCCAAAAGGTAGTTCACCTTATATCTTAAACCTTGGTGTAAAAGGTGTGAAAGCTACTTTGTTTAAAGAAGAATTAGAAAAGCATGGTGTATGTGTTTCAATAAAGTCAGCTTGTTCGGTAGTTAATACACCATCAAGACCAGTCTATGCGATTACGAAAGATAGAAAAAGAGCCTTATCATCTTTTCGAATTAGTTTAAGCCATGTAACCACAATGGAAGAAATGAAAGAATTCCTGCAAATTTTTAATGTTTGTTATGAACAACTTACGAAACAATAG
- a CDS encoding arsenate reductase family protein, which translates to MNIQIFGKSKCFDTKKAERYFKERGVKYQFIDVATYGMSKGEYTNVKQAVGGFLPLIDEKSKEYENCFMKFISDEDKEEKLLEHPKLFKTPIVRNGKKATIGYQPDVWKQWE; encoded by the coding sequence TTGAATATACAGATATTTGGAAAGTCAAAATGTTTTGATACAAAAAAAGCAGAACGTTATTTTAAAGAAAGAGGAGTGAAATACCAATTTATTGATGTAGCTACCTATGGTATGAGCAAAGGCGAATATACAAATGTAAAACAAGCGGTAGGTGGGTTTTTACCTCTCATTGATGAAAAGTCAAAAGAATATGAGAATTGTTTTATGAAATTTATTTCAGATGAGGATAAAGAAGAAAAATTATTAGAACATCCAAAATTATTTAAAACGCCTATTGTTAGAAATGGGAAAAAAGCAACAATTGGTTATCAGCCAGATGTATGGAAACAGTGGGAATAA
- a CDS encoding glycosyl hydrolase family 18 protein produces MDIHVVQPNETVATIAQQYGVGIERLIFDNQIVDITKLVVGQALLILYPEITHQVEAGDTLYTIANEYGVTTLDLIRNNPYLVGESTLLPGQNIIIRYEDEVIGTMETNGYVYPFVENYVLTETLPYLTSLSIFSYGFTMEGELIPIDDEALIAQTLEMRVNPILVLTPFSVYGSFNNELVHVVSTDPVVQENLINNLLVTVREKGYTGVDVDFEFIRAEDREPYAGFIRNLTTRMNAEGYTVSVALAPKVSADQPGLLYEGVDYALLGEIANSVLLMTYEWGYTYGPPMAVAPINKVREVLDYAVTAIPPEKIDMGIPNYGYDWPLPFEKGVTAARSIGNVEAIQIAAANNAVIQYDEVAQSPFFTYNREGVEHIVWFEDVRSILAKLKLIPEYGFRGVGYWQLMRFFRQNWLLVNALFNIV; encoded by the coding sequence ATGGATATTCATGTAGTACAACCAAATGAAACGGTAGCTACTATAGCACAACAGTATGGGGTTGGTATTGAACGACTGATATTTGATAATCAAATAGTGGATATAACTAAGCTAGTGGTTGGTCAAGCACTCTTAATCCTTTATCCAGAGATAACACATCAAGTAGAAGCAGGGGATACGCTTTATACTATTGCAAATGAGTATGGGGTAACAACCCTTGATTTAATACGTAATAATCCTTATCTAGTAGGGGAGAGTACATTATTACCAGGGCAAAACATTATTATTAGATACGAGGATGAGGTTATCGGTACGATGGAGACGAATGGTTATGTATATCCTTTTGTTGAAAATTACGTACTTACTGAAACTTTGCCTTATTTAACTTCTTTATCCATTTTTTCATACGGGTTTACTATGGAGGGAGAACTAATCCCAATTGATGATGAAGCACTAATTGCACAAACATTAGAAATGAGAGTGAATCCAATTTTAGTATTAACTCCTTTTTCTGTTTATGGTTCATTTAATAATGAATTAGTTCATGTTGTTTCAACGGACCCAGTGGTCCAAGAAAACCTCATTAATAATTTACTCGTTACAGTTCGTGAAAAAGGCTATACTGGTGTTGATGTTGATTTTGAATTTATACGTGCAGAAGACCGTGAGCCTTACGCTGGATTTATTCGTAATTTAACGACACGCATGAATGCAGAAGGATATACGGTTTCTGTTGCCCTTGCACCTAAAGTTTCTGCAGATCAACCAGGATTATTATATGAAGGTGTGGATTATGCGCTACTTGGTGAAATTGCAAATAGCGTGCTTTTAATGACGTATGAGTGGGGGTATACATATGGACCACCCATGGCAGTAGCACCAATTAATAAAGTTAGAGAAGTACTTGATTATGCCGTAACAGCAATACCTCCTGAAAAAATAGATATGGGAATTCCAAACTATGGTTATGATTGGCCATTACCATTTGAAAAGGGAGTAACAGCCGCTAGAAGTATAGGTAATGTAGAAGCAATACAAATAGCAGCGGCTAACAATGCGGTAATTCAATATGATGAGGTAGCGCAATCTCCGTTTTTCACATACAATAGAGAAGGAGTAGAACATATTGTATGGTTTGAGGATGTAAGAAGTATTTTAGCAAAACTAAAATTAATACCTGAATATGGTTTCCGTGGTGTGGGATATTGGCAACTTATGCGATTTTTTAGACAGAATTGGTTGCTAGTAAATGCTTTATTTAATATTGTATAG
- a CDS encoding Crp/Fnr family transcriptional regulator: protein MERNLGGWRIIHAYYQFESEEIHIDIEGYLNDILPIWNQLSDKEQETLSHELKEETFEKGKMLHRGFMDCTGLYIIKEGQLRIYMISEQGKEITLYRLFERDICLLSASCIFNNIQFEVHIEAEKDTKTYVIPTAVYKKLLNESVTISNFTNQLITSRFSDVMWLMEQILFRNFDNRLALFIIEQSRIEESDTIRITHEEIAKHLGSAREVVSRMLKYFQSENMISLFRGGIKIEDYKKLETLIEGR from the coding sequence ATGGAAAGGAACTTAGGGGGATGGCGTATCATACACGCCTATTATCAGTTTGAAAGTGAGGAGATTCATATCGATATAGAAGGTTATTTAAATGATATTTTACCAATTTGGAATCAGCTTTCTGATAAAGAGCAAGAGACACTTAGTCATGAGCTAAAAGAAGAAACCTTTGAAAAGGGGAAAATGCTCCACCGTGGTTTTATGGACTGTACAGGGCTATATATTATAAAAGAAGGACAGTTACGTATTTATATGATTTCAGAACAGGGAAAAGAGATTACACTTTACCGTTTGTTTGAACGAGATATCTGCCTACTTTCCGCATCCTGTATCTTTAATAATATTCAGTTTGAAGTTCATATTGAAGCGGAAAAGGATACTAAAACATATGTTATCCCAACAGCAGTTTATAAAAAGCTTTTGAATGAATCTGTAACAATATCTAATTTTACAAACCAATTAATAACTTCAAGGTTTTCAGATGTCATGTGGTTAATGGAACAAATATTATTTAGAAATTTTGATAACAGGTTAGCATTATTTATAATAGAACAAAGCAGAATAGAAGAAAGTGATACAATTCGTATAACACATGAGGAAATAGCAAAACATTTAGGCAGTGCGAGAGAAGTAGTTTCTAGAATGCTTAAATACTTTCAGTCAGAAAATATGATATCTTTATTTCGCGGTGGGATAAAAATTGAAGATTATAAAAAACTAGAGACATTAATTGAAGGGAGATAA